The Marivirga salinae DNA window ATAGTTTAAAATTGTTCTCTGGAAAGAGATCTTTGCATTTTCAATCGGAACATCAACCTCAGGTGCACCTGAAAGAGCCCCAGAACCAGATAAACTTAATAAAGCTCCTTCTTTTGTCTCACCTGTGACTAAATCAACAGGTTCCACACAACTTGACACTAGGCCAATAAAAAGTGCTAAGAATATATAATTTATAGTTTTCATATAATTATTAATTTAATTTTAATTAATTCATCCACCATATTGGTGTTGTCAAAACGTCTGCGCCTTGTCTTGAAACAGCCGAGCTGTAATTACCACTATTTAATGACTGCTCTGCAGCTGGGTAATTTAATCGTGATGGAACCTCGTTCACAACACCATCAATTGCCGGAGTTAATGTAGGAACTTGAGTTCTTCTCCACTCTGTCCAAGCTTCAACACCCTGACCATACAAAGCAATCCACTTTTGAAGGTGAATACCTTCCACATCACTATAAGGATGAAGGGCTAAATAAGCCGGAGCAGATGTACCAATCCCATTCCATTCAAAGTTTGCAGTAATTGCACTATTATAGAAATCTGCTGGACTTCCGCCAATGAATCCTTTTGCAGCTGCTTCTGCCTTGAAGAACTGTAATTCATCATAAGACATGAACAAACCTGGTAAATCTGGTTGTAAATAATATTCACCAATACCTGATACGTTAGTATAGTTATAATCATCGTTAGGTACAGAGTTAATACCGTTTGGTTTTCCTCTGTATTCACCATCAGCATTCACTTCTGCATAAACAGATAGTCTTGGATCGCTCAAATTAACTAATTCATCAATTAAAGTAGCACTCATTCTATGCTCTTCTCTCACACCAAATACAACTGTATTCCATAATGGATTAGTATTTGGATTAGTCTCCAAATAAGGAATAGCAGCGTGATCCGCATTTGAAGTAAACATTGGCTGAGACATTAAAGCTGTTAATTGAGAAGACACATCAACCTGACCTGACATTCTCATTAATAATCTGAACTTTAAAGAATTAGCAAATTTAATCCATCCCATCGCATCACCACCGTATATGATATCAGCAGTTGCATCAATCGTTCCTCCACCATTTAGGTAAGTAACTGCAGCACTTAAGCTATCTACCAACGCAGGATAGATTTCAGATTGAAGATCATATGCAGGAGCGTTAATTCCTTCTTTAGCTGAAAGTGCTTCCGTATAAGGAATATCACCAAACATATCAGTCAAGATAGAAAAACCATATGCATGCCAAATTAAGGCAACGCCTTTTGTTTTATCATTTTCTTCCGTCACTGCAGTTTCGTACATGTTTTTTGCATCCTGTAAAGTACCTGCATACAATCCTTCCCAAATAGTGGTTTCGATTACAGTATTACGTGGCTGGTACATTTCTTCGTCATTGTACTGAACTTTAGACCAATGTTGGGCCCAATTTCCGCCCATATCTCCACCCCAGAACATACTATATAAACGATCTCCAGTATTTTCTGCTAGGGTAGGAATATACAGAGATGATGGAACGCTTAATGCAGCGTTCGGATTCTCATTTATTTCCTCGAAGTTATCGGTACAAGAAGCTAAAATAGCTACCCCAAGTACCATGATACTTATTTTATTTATTATTGATTTCATTTATTCAGATTTTAGAATTTGAAATTTACATTGAATCCCATGCTTCTTGCAGATGGTAATTGACCAAACTCTAGACCTTGGTTGCCATTAGCCGTACCGAAAGATGTTTCAGGATCAATATGTGGAATTGTTGTATACAAAATAGCAAGGTTTCTTCCTATTAAATTTACACTGATATCTCTCATTGGGAAATCACCCAATAGTGAATTAGGTAAAGTATACCCAATGCTTAATTCTCTCCATTTTACGAAGCTACCGTCAAATACAGAACCTTCAGCAACACTATTTGAATAGGCTCTTTTGTTATAGTTTCTTGCAGTAGCAACAATATTATTTGGGATATAAGAATCCTCTCCTACCTGAATCACACCTTCACCTACAAGACCAGTTTCTCTACCTAAGAGAGTTTCTTCCAATACACCAGCGTAACGACCCCAAGTGGTGGTCATACTGTAGATATCATTACCCCATTTAGCATCCACTAATGTGCTTAATGTAATACCTTTATAAGTTAATGAAGTTCCTATACCACCTGTCCAGTCAGGGGTTACATTACCCAATACTTGGAAAGTTTCATCAATTCTTGGTAGTCCGTTTGCGTCATGTACAATATTTCCTTCTGGATCTTTCAAGTAAGCTGGACCATATAAAACACCATAAGGTTCTCCTACTCTTGCTTGAACATCAACATTCCATTGACCACCTAAAGTTAAGGCTTCTAAGTCTCCGCCTAAGGATTCCACTTCATTGTCGATCCAAGACCAGTTACCGAATACAGACCACTGGAAGTCATCATTTCTAATGATATCAGCAGTTAATTGTAATTCAACACCTGAATTTCTTACTCTACCTACGTTAGCCACTCTAGATGTATAACCTGTTGAACCTGTAATTTGTACCGGGACAATTTGATCAGTTGATACTGCATTGTAATAAGTAGCTTGTAAGTTTGCTCTTCCTGAGAAAAATCTTGCATCTAAACCAAATTCAGTTGAAGTAGTAATTTCTGGCTTCAATTCAGGATTTAACAATCTATTTCCTTCTGTTGGCTCCAAAATTGTTCCAAATGGATCTCTAGCAAATGAAATAGTTTGCTGTAATTCATAAGGATCAGTATCGTTACCTACTTGCGCCCATGAACCTCTTACTTTTAAGAAAGACAGTGCATCAGTACCAAAATCAACTAAATCAGATACCACAACACTTAGTGATGCTGATGGGTAAAAGAATGAATTATTATCCAATGGTAAAGTAGAAGACCAGTCATTTCTAGCAGTTACATCTAAGAAAATAGCATTCAAGTAACCAAATTGAGCTGACCCATACAAACTTTGCACATTTTTCTGCTCTGAGTAATTTTGATAAACTGGTGTAATTCCAGATCTAACATTACTTAAGTTATAAACGCCTGGAATCTGTAACTCAGTAGCCTCTCCGTAAAGCGAAGAATAATTATTGATTCTCACGTTACCACCAAATGAAGCATTAACTGAGAAATCAGTTGCAATATCATTGTTATAGTTTAACAAGAAATCACTATTGCTTTCGCTAAAAACCTGGCCAAAAGTACTGAAAAATCCATTTGGATTTTCATTAGTACCTACCGCTCTTTGAGTAGATTGTTGCTGATTATAGCTATCAATACCTGATCTTACAAATAATGATAAATTCTCTGTGAAATCGTAAGTTAATCTTGCGTAACCATATACTCTGTCCTTATCAAAACCATTTAAATTATTGTCCAAAGCCCAGAAAGGATTATTTTGGTATCTCGTGTTCCAATTGATCGGCACAATACCAGCACCAGTACCTGCTGAAGCTCTTGGTAAGTTTTTATAGTCTCTTAAGGCCTGTAAATCAACATTTCTACCTGACCAAATTGTTTGCTGCACTGGATTGGCAGCACTATAACCACCTGCAGATTTGTTATCTGAATGTGCTTTTACATAGTTAACACCAAAATCAGCTTTCAAATTATCAGAAAGCACTTGAGCGGCTTTTAAACCAATGTTATTTCTAGAATAATCCGTATTAGGGATCATACCTTTAGAATCTAAATTAGTGTAAGACAATCTGAATGAACCTCCCTCATTACTTCCAGCTACTGATATACTGTTTTGTAAATCAACACCAGTGTCATACATATCTCTTACATTATTCGGTTGAGATACCCATGGCAATGGAGCTCCACCATTTTCATAAGAATTCCATTGAGTGAACTCATATCCTTGATCCAAAGCAGGACCCCATGATTCATCAATACCACCGTCACCATTAGATCCATCTACATATTCAAAATTGTAAAGGCTTGCACCTTGCCCATAAGAATTTTGGAAGTCAGGCAATCTCAATGGAGTACTAAAAGTAGTATTAGAACTTACCGATACGCCAATACCTTTAGTTCCTTTTCCAGTTTTAGTGGTAATCAAAATAACACCATTAGAAGCTCTAGATCCATAAAGGGCTGCAGCATTAGCACCTTTTAATACGTTGATTGAAGCAATGTCGTTAGGATTAATATCCATTGCACCATTACCATGATCAACTCCACCAAAAGGACCATTATTAGTATTGTTAGCAGAACCACTCGTAGAATTATCAATAGGAATTCCATCAATAACAAATAAAGGCTGGTTGTTACCTGTCAAAGAATTTGCACCCCTTAGTACAATTCTTGATGAAGAACCTGGCTGACCAGATGCTGATGTAACATTAACACCAGATATTCTTCCTGAAAGAGAATTAACAACGTTAGTTTCTCTAGTTTTAGTGATTTCATCACCAGAAACTGTTTGCGTTGCATAACCAATTGCTTTTTCTTCTCTCTCAACACCAAAAGCTGTAACTACAACTTCGCTTAACTGTTGTACATCAGCTTCCATTTGTACATCAATTACTGATCTTGAACCAATAGCAACTTGCTGCTTAGCCATACCAATAAAAGTGAAAACTAAAGTACCACCATCTGAAGGAACAGAAATCTTATAGTTTCCGTCTAAATCAGTATTCACACCCTGAGAGGTGCCTTTTAATAAAACGTTCACACCTGGTAAGCCTTCTCCTGACTCTGCGTCAGTTACTGTACCACTTACGGTGCGATCCTGTGCCCATGCGTGTAGCACGAACACCAACATGAAACATGTTAGTAGAATCTTCTTCATTACTGTTTGTTTAGGTTAAAAATTTATTTACTCAATAACAAACTTAACAAAGATTTAACGTAGGCAAAACTTTAATTGGGTTTTAAGAGGTGTTTATCGAAATTAATTATAAATATTACAAATAGTCAATATTTAAACTTTAAATAATTATATAATAGAAATTATCATAAAAATAGAAAACCTCACATATTGAATAATAAGGCAATTTAATCTATACGTTTTTCAGTTTCAGGGTTCACAAAAATAAAGCCTTTAGCATCATTACCTTCATAAAATTTTACTTCCATTCCAATAATGTACATCACATGGCTTTTGTTAATATAAACTGGAATACCTTCAATCTCGTAAGTTTTATCCGAATCTTTAGGCTTATCAAATCCTAGCATATAATTCATTCCAGCTGCACTACAGCCTCCCCCACCTCGAACACCAATGCGTAAACCATAGCCTTCAGGGATGTTTTTATTATCCATTATATTTTTAACTTCCTTTATTGCTTCTTCTGAAATCTTTACTGGAATCATAAAATATTAATTTTAATTAAGTACGAATGATCAAAAACAAAAGTTTGACATATCAACTTGCTTTTATTTGCTGCGAAATTAACTAAATTTGGGTATCATCATATAAAAATGAGTTTATGGAGCCAATTTGGGACTTAATGAAAATCATCATTCCTGCTGGAATTGTTTTATATGCCATGTTTTTGACTGTAAAAACTATGTTGCAAAAACAAAATGAAGCAAAGATCATTGAAATAAAAGCCAAGAATAAAGAAATTGTTTTGCCCATTAGGCTTCAAGCTTATGAAAGAATGAGCCTATTCTTGGAAAGAATTTCACCTGATCAAATCATAAAGCGCGTACAGAAAAGTGACATGAATGTGGCAGAACTTCAATATTTATTGCTAAATGAGATTAGAGAAGAGTTTAATCACAATCTTTCTCAACAAGTTTACATGAGCGATGAAGCATGGAAAATCATTAAAAACGCCAAGGAAGAGCTTATTATGGTGGTCAATCAATCTGCCAAGGATATAGATGCCGAAGCTAAAAGTATTGAGTTGGTTAAAAGGATTTACGAAGAAACTTTAGAGAAAAAAATAGATAGCATTGAATATGGTCTGAGTTTTCTTAAAAATGAAATCCAACAAGAGTTTTGATTGAGAAGTTAAAATTTCATCAGCTAATAAGTTAAAAAAAATATTCTACAGCCTCAATACAGATGATTTACAAATCTTTAAAACAAACAATTTCTTTTCTCAAATCATTTCTCCTTGATTAGCTCTAAAAATTGGTCGATTTTTTCATTATCAATGGTAACGGATAAATCATAGAGAGCTATTTCCCAACCATTTTCTTTAAGTACTAGAACTGCGGTACCCTTGCATACTCCCATCCATGTATCCAGTTTTTCATTAAGCCAGGCGGTATTTCCATCTTCAGAAAAATACACATCTCTCTCGGTTGCGATAAATGACCATGCTGATTCTTTCTGAAAATATTCATTCGCCCATTCTTCCATTTCATCTCTAGTCCACTTTTCAGTTTTATCTGTCCCTAAATAAATTCCTTCTTCGGTCATGCTTCCAAAAAACAGTTCTTCATCAGCAGTAGCCGCTGCTTTATGCCAATTATCCATAAATTGATTGATGTTTTCTGTAGGAGTTTGAGCACACAAAAACATCGGCATAAGCAAAAAAAATATAGATAAGGAAATTCTCATATTATTTAATTTATATTTCTAAACTCAAAAGTCACAAAATTAGTAAATGTATAAAATCTCAATATAATTTTACAGTAACAGCTACAAAAGGTACACCAAAAGGAATGAATTCAGAGATTGCTTGATTAAAAAAAAAGCCAAAATCATAACTTGCCAAATCAGTTATATATCTGCCACCATAAAAAACAAAACTTAAGTCATCATTAAATTCAGAGGGTATATAAAGTCCTTCGGAAACCACCATTAAATTTTTTGATACTCGTGCCATTCCTGCCAAAGAATAAAATGGATTTATTTTTTGTAAACCACTAATTGCCCCATAATAAATGGTTCCAGTTAAATTTAAGTCAGGTTCTCCAATAGTAATCCCCGTATTTAATATTGCTGCAGCAGCTCCTTCTCCTTCCAGAATTGAAGTGCCAGCAAATGCATCTAAACCAATTTTAAAATGAACATTTTCACGAAGCTGTTTAGTGAAATGTGGATTTAAATAAAGTATAGGAATCCCAAATACCAACGCCCAAGGACTTGTACCAACTCCTATTGAAAAATTATCAGTAATACCTCTATGATAAGTCATCGGGTTATTGCGTATATAGTTCCCACCCTTTTCGTAATTAAAGGCACTGGTTCCAAGCATATATCTAACAGGGTTTACTTGCTCCAATCTTTCTTTTTCATCATAGTTAGCTTGACTATTTTCATCTACTGATTCAATATTTTTAATTCGTTGTGTTGGTATTTTTATAGTTCCATTATTTTCAGTTTCTATCTCCAAAAAATCCTTATTTTGACTAACAAAAAACCCTTTATAGACCTCTCCCGTCTTGGTATAGACTATTACTTTAGCTCTTGTTTTATTTGAAGTTTCTTCAATTTTTGGATCTTCTATTTGACCTAAAGCTACTAACTTTGTCAAAAATAAAAACATGCAAAAGAGGTATAGTTTTTTCATATAAAAAAGCAAAAGCGGTTCAAATATTGTAAATTTACCAAACGTTTAAATATCAAAAAGTATTATGAATAATCCGCACAAAAGTAGTCAAATTAAAGCAAATAATATCAGATTATGGGTTGGTGTTATAAGTATAGTAGTAGCTTGGAGCTTGTTTATCTATAAAGACTTATTGCATGATTTATATTTAATTTTGATAGGAGCATTTACCTTATATACTTTATTTGCTTACATCTGGATGCCGATACAGAAAAATAAAAAGTTGAAAGAATCAGAAGATGGGTAAGAGACTAAATTATAAAAACGCATTTAAAAGAGCTTCTAAAGTTCTATCTGACAAGAGATTGAGTAATAAACTAGTTGCAGAAGCAAAAGAAACTCTAACTAGCCGTGCTAAAGCTTCTGAGAAAATCTCGCAGTTAAAGAATAAAATCTTTACACTCATCAGATTAGTTAAAGCCTATACAAAAGGGAAATACCGAGAGATCTCCGTTAAAAGCATGCTTTATACTGTCGGAGTTTTAATTTATTTCATTACTCCGATGGATATAATTCCTGATTTTATTCCTGTTTCAGGCTTTTTAGATGACGCTTCACTTATTCTTTGGCTTTACAGTCATTTAGGACAAGAATTGCAACAATTCATGGCTTGGGAGAGTAAGCAAGAAGAAAAGTAAATTAATGTCTGAAAATAAAATTATTTCAATTAAAACGGATGCCTTCACAAAAGGTATTGACTATCCATCTTATCGAAATATGATAAAATCCCTGTTGTCAGAAAATATGACGACTGGTTCTAATCATTCAGAAGCTATGATCGCTTACACTAAAATGAATGATCAGCGCATGAGTAGATGGGATAAGAAAATCAACTTAGCGGATGAAATTGTTAATAGTGTTGTCTCATTGCCTAAGATGAATTGGTTGGTGATAACGGAAGCTTGGTGTGGAGATGCTGCTCAAAACATTCCGTTTATAGCAAAATTGGCAAACGAAAATCCTAATATAGATTTGAGATTTATAATGAGAGATGAGCATCCTGAACTTATGGATCAATATCTTACTAATGGTGCTCGTTCAATTCCAATTCTCGTGATAATGGATGAGAATTTTAATGATTTAGCTACCTGGGGACCAAGACCAGATGAAGTTCAAAATATGGTAATGGAAGCAAAAGAAAAGCCCGATTTGGACCAGTCTAAGTTTATTGAAAGCATCCATAAATGGTATTCAGTAGACAAGAACCAAACGATTTCTCAAGAATTCAAGCAACTGATAAAAAATATAAAATAATGGGAAAAACAGCACTTATTGCAGGCGCAACAGGCTTGGTAGGCGGACATCTCTTAGATTTACTTTTGGAGGATAAGAGTTATTCTACTATAAAAGTTTTAAGCCGCAGAACATTAGGCGGGGATGATGGAAAGTTAAAGGAAATCATAATAGAAGATTTTGATGAGATGGAGAGTTATGCTTCGGAATTAAAAGCTGATGATTATTTCTGTTGTTTAGGCACTACCATGAAGAAAGCTGGCAGTAAAGAAGCTTTCAAAAAGGTAGATTTTCAGTATCCTGCTACTTTAGCAGCTATTGCAAGAGAAAATAATGCAAATTCATTCCATTTAATCTCTGCAATGGGAGCAGATTCAAGCTCTATGATTTTTTATAATAAAGTAAAAGGTGAAGCAGAAAAAGCTATTCAATCAATGAAATTAGAGAAAGCCTATATTTACAGACCTTCATTTATAGCTGGTGAAAGAGCTGAAAAACGTACTGCCGAAAAAGCAGCTTTATGGGTTGCTGATAAATTTGATTTCATCTTTTCTGGTCCGTTAAAAAAATATGCAGCCGTACATGCTAAAACGATTGCAAATGCCATGCTTGAAACAGCAAAAAAAAGTGAAGAGAAATTCAAAATCATTCCTTCAGATGAATTAGAAAAGATAGGGAAATGATAGCAGTAATTCAGAGAGTAACAGAAGCTGCAGTAACTATTGAAAATAAAATTAAAGGACAAATCCAGAATGGTCTTATGATTTTATTAGGAATAGAAGAAGCCGACAATGAGGAAGATATAGAATGGCTAAATCGGAAAATTATCAACATGCGCATTTTCAATGATGAAGATGGTGTGATGAACAAAAGCCTTTTAGATATTGAGGGGGAGATTTTGTTAATAAGTCAATTTACATTGCACGCTAGCACCAAAAAAGGAAACAGACCTTCTTACATTAAAGCTGCAAAGCCAGATATTGCCATTCCACTTTATGAAAAAATGCTGCGGTCAATAGATATGGCAATTCCTACGAAAATTCAGAGTGGTGAATTTGGTGGTGATATGAAAGTTAGTTTGGTAAATGATGGCCCTGTAACGATTATTTTGGATAGTAAGGATAAGAAATAAAAGCTTATTGAGTTGATTTTTGAGTAATTTGAATTTCGCCTAAAAATGAAAAAGTGTTTCCCTTCTTATTTACACCATTGATTTCAATAAGAAAATCACCAATATCATCTCCGGAATTTAATTCAATATATTTGGTTTTATTAGACAGGATAAACTTAGGATTCCAATAAGTCAATGGATTGAAACTAGGAATTCTCTTGTTTTCAGTTACCTCATTTGAAAAATTAAATGTTTTTTGATTAAATACTGCCACTTGATAATTTTCAAAATAAAGAGAGTCTGAATTCAAATTATCAGAAAGATAATCACCCTCTCTTGTTGAAATTTCTAGCACTCCATGAAACAGAAGGTCATTAATATATACCTCACGATTAACCAGCCTAATATAATCAATGGACAATACAGGTAACTCGGTAATGATTTGACTATTAGAGATTGGTACGCCATCAATAATCATGAAAGGTTGCTCTTTCATAGGCTGGCTTTGAAAACCAGACGCCTCCATTTTCTTAAGGTTTATTCTAGCTTCTCCATTTATTTCTGAAATTTTTATTCCTGGAATTAATTCCTTGCATACTTCCGCAAAAGAGTTTAGCTCTATATATTCTTTTAAATCTAATTCAGTATCATAGGAATCAAAAAAAGTACTTAAATTTGATTGGGAGGTATTTTTCCCCTTAAGCAACAAATTATAGTTTCTATTGATCACATTATTTTCATTTGTTTTTATAATCAGCTGATTTACCTGTTCTGTTTCTGCATTAAATGTTAATTTAAAATCAACTTCCTTTATTATAGGTTCTATGTGATGAACTGAAAGCTCAAATGGAACCTGTTTGTCCTTAAAAATTGGCTTCACTATAATTTTAGCATCCTCCTTAGGGCGGTCAATTATAAAGTTGAAATTTCCATTTTCATCAATATCGGTACTGTATAAAGAAGCCTCTGTAGCATTACTTACTGAGCAAATTATATAACAATTGCCTGCTATAGGCGCTTCATCTAGCCATATAAGTTTTCCATTAATATCTTTAAAATCGATATGCTGCTCAGGTGGATTAATTTTTTGTAAAGCACCCTTTTCAGTTGGTTTGGTAAAACTCTCATCATTATCCATTGCAAGAAGGAAAGATTGAATTAGATCCTTTTCTTGATTAAGAAGTTCACTCAACAACATCAAATCTGAATTGGTTAGAAGCCTAGTAAATTCTTGATAACTTGGTTTTGAATTAAGTTCACCTTGTAAATACAACTCTTTACTTCTTATGGATATACTCGTAATATATTCTGAAGAATCAGAAATAAAGACCTCTAATGGGATTTTAATATGGGAATGATTCTTAAATGTTGAATCCTGTAAATCAATTAAAACTGCAGATTGCTTTTCTAAATAAATATATGATTTTGAAGCGCTGAGGGTCATATTTTGATCATAAAGTTGTATTAAATTCAATCCGTTTTTTAATGACTTTTTGGGAATTGTGAATGCAATACTATTGCCATCAAATTGCTGCTTGCCTTTTAAATAGGGTGCATCATTATGACTGACAACAAGAGTGTATTCCTGATTCACTATTTCTTTGTTGCTTAAACCATAAATCAGTAATTTTTCTTTATCACTGTCCATTAACTTAATTGTGCTCCTTCTATCCCTATACTGACCTAATTCTTGAGAAATCCACTTTCCTCCAATGTTAAAACAAATCCTATAAGTATAACTAGCCTGAGGAACAAAGCTAAAGAAGCCAATTTGCTCACTTTGTGGTTTAAATCTTAGCAAAGTATCTGCAGTATGATCAACTAAGTACCCTTCAATTTTTTGGTTTGGTTCGGAATTTTCAATATTTAATTGATAGCCTATTTTATTAGCGAAATCATTTACAATACCTCCTCCTTCAGGCCATATCTGAATAGATTCAGAAGGATTCATTTTAATTTGTTCGTCACTTTTATACACTTCGTTTCCGAAAATTTTAATTGGCTTTTTGAAAAAACTTCTTTGATTATGTTGCAACATCCAATTGGTGTAAGCTACAATTAGA harbors:
- a CDS encoding SusD/RagB family nutrient-binding outer membrane lipoprotein; the protein is MKSIINKISIMVLGVAILASCTDNFEEINENPNAALSVPSSLYIPTLAENTGDRLYSMFWGGDMGGNWAQHWSKVQYNDEEMYQPRNTVIETTIWEGLYAGTLQDAKNMYETAVTEENDKTKGVALIWHAYGFSILTDMFGDIPYTEALSAKEGINAPAYDLQSEIYPALVDSLSAAVTYLNGGGTIDATADIIYGGDAMGWIKFANSLKFRLLMRMSGQVDVSSQLTALMSQPMFTSNADHAAIPYLETNPNTNPLWNTVVFGVREEHRMSATLIDELVNLSDPRLSVYAEVNADGEYRGKPNGINSVPNDDYNYTNVSGIGEYYLQPDLPGLFMSYDELQFFKAEAAAKGFIGGSPADFYNSAITANFEWNGIGTSAPAYLALHPYSDVEGIHLQKWIALYGQGVEAWTEWRRTQVPTLTPAIDGVVNEVPSRLNYPAAEQSLNSGNYSSAVSRQGADVLTTPIWWMN
- a CDS encoding nuclear transport factor 2 family protein, whose protein sequence is MRISLSIFFLLMPMFLCAQTPTENINQFMDNWHKAAATADEELFFGSMTEEGIYLGTDKTEKWTRDEMEEWANEYFQKESAWSFIATERDVYFSEDGNTAWLNEKLDTWMGVCKGTAVLVLKENGWEIALYDLSVTIDNEKIDQFLELIKEK
- a CDS encoding NAD-dependent epimerase/dehydratase family protein — encoded protein: MGKTALIAGATGLVGGHLLDLLLEDKSYSTIKVLSRRTLGGDDGKLKEIIIEDFDEMESYASELKADDYFCCLGTTMKKAGSKEAFKKVDFQYPATLAAIARENNANSFHLISAMGADSSSMIFYNKVKGEAEKAIQSMKLEKAYIYRPSFIAGERAEKRTAEKAALWVADKFDFIFSGPLKKYAAVHAKTIANAMLETAKKSEEKFKIIPSDELEKIGK
- a CDS encoding YkvA family protein; amino-acid sequence: MGKRLNYKNAFKRASKVLSDKRLSNKLVAEAKETLTSRAKASEKISQLKNKIFTLIRLVKAYTKGKYREISVKSMLYTVGVLIYFITPMDIIPDFIPVSGFLDDASLILWLYSHLGQELQQFMAWESKQEEK
- a CDS encoding SusC/RagA family TonB-linked outer membrane protein — encoded protein: MKKILLTCFMLVFVLHAWAQDRTVSGTVTDAESGEGLPGVNVLLKGTSQGVNTDLDGNYKISVPSDGGTLVFTFIGMAKQQVAIGSRSVIDVQMEADVQQLSEVVVTAFGVEREEKAIGYATQTVSGDEITKTRETNVVNSLSGRISGVNVTSASGQPGSSSRIVLRGANSLTGNNQPLFVIDGIPIDNSTSGSANNTNNGPFGGVDHGNGAMDINPNDIASINVLKGANAAALYGSRASNGVILITTKTGKGTKGIGVSVSSNTTFSTPLRLPDFQNSYGQGASLYNFEYVDGSNGDGGIDESWGPALDQGYEFTQWNSYENGGAPLPWVSQPNNVRDMYDTGVDLQNSISVAGSNEGGSFRLSYTNLDSKGMIPNTDYSRNNIGLKAAQVLSDNLKADFGVNYVKAHSDNKSAGGYSAANPVQQTIWSGRNVDLQALRDYKNLPRASAGTGAGIVPINWNTRYQNNPFWALDNNLNGFDKDRVYGYARLTYDFTENLSLFVRSGIDSYNQQQSTQRAVGTNENPNGFFSTFGQVFSESNSDFLLNYNNDIATDFSVNASFGGNVRINNYSSLYGEATELQIPGVYNLSNVRSGITPVYQNYSEQKNVQSLYGSAQFGYLNAIFLDVTARNDWSSTLPLDNNSFFYPSASLSVVVSDLVDFGTDALSFLKVRGSWAQVGNDTDPYELQQTISFARDPFGTILEPTEGNRLLNPELKPEITTSTEFGLDARFFSGRANLQATYYNAVSTDQIVPVQITGSTGYTSRVANVGRVRNSGVELQLTADIIRNDDFQWSVFGNWSWIDNEVESLGGDLEALTLGGQWNVDVQARVGEPYGVLYGPAYLKDPEGNIVHDANGLPRIDETFQVLGNVTPDWTGGIGTSLTYKGITLSTLVDAKWGNDIYSMTTTWGRYAGVLEETLLGRETGLVGEGVIQVGEDSYIPNNIVATARNYNKRAYSNSVAEGSVFDGSFVKWRELSIGYTLPNSLLGDFPMRDISVNLIGRNLAILYTTIPHIDPETSFGTANGNQGLEFGQLPSARSMGFNVNFKF
- a CDS encoding HesB/IscA family protein; amino-acid sequence: MIPVKISEEAIKEVKNIMDNKNIPEGYGLRIGVRGGGGCSAAGMNYMLGFDKPKDSDKTYEIEGIPVYINKSHVMYIIGMEVKFYEGNDAKGFIFVNPETEKRID
- a CDS encoding DUF7935 family protein, with translation MEPIWDLMKIIIPAGIVLYAMFLTVKTMLQKQNEAKIIEIKAKNKEIVLPIRLQAYERMSLFLERISPDQIIKRVQKSDMNVAELQYLLLNEIREEFNHNLSQQVYMSDEAWKIIKNAKEELIMVVNQSAKDIDAEAKSIELVKRIYEETLEKKIDSIEYGLSFLKNEIQQEF
- a CDS encoding thioredoxin family protein, which gives rise to MSENKIISIKTDAFTKGIDYPSYRNMIKSLLSENMTTGSNHSEAMIAYTKMNDQRMSRWDKKINLADEIVNSVVSLPKMNWLVITEAWCGDAAQNIPFIAKLANENPNIDLRFIMRDEHPELMDQYLTNGARSIPILVIMDENFNDLATWGPRPDEVQNMVMEAKEKPDLDQSKFIESIHKWYSVDKNQTISQEFKQLIKNIK
- the dtd gene encoding D-aminoacyl-tRNA deacylase — its product is MIAVIQRVTEAAVTIENKIKGQIQNGLMILLGIEEADNEEDIEWLNRKIINMRIFNDEDGVMNKSLLDIEGEILLISQFTLHASTKKGNRPSYIKAAKPDIAIPLYEKMLRSIDMAIPTKIQSGEFGGDMKVSLVNDGPVTIILDSKDKK